In Candidatus Nitronauta litoralis, one DNA window encodes the following:
- a CDS encoding HDOD domain-containing protein — protein sequence MKFNLDTIPNGLLGSPLHIYCELQKVMHHPDTSFQELDAIIRIDSSLTARLLRVVNSPYYGFKSKVETITHALSIVGMDQLMELVVATSILGKFRGIPNELFNMNLFWRHSVAVGLASRTIAEIKKEDKAERYYVAGLLHDLGRLVLCLSVPDQSLKIFEEHAQGEKPMTFYEEEHLNCSHAQVGAALFKRWNLPEFLQAVVGGHHDPFRNPKWETQASIIHFADFLAYEMGLGGSGEMHPPVLDPRAKNLLKLDEKALKKVWEEMNNKLEDTLAAFI from the coding sequence ATGAAATTCAATCTTGATACTATTCCCAACGGCCTGCTGGGTTCTCCGCTTCATATCTACTGTGAACTTCAAAAGGTGATGCATCACCCAGACACCAGTTTCCAGGAACTGGATGCCATCATTCGCATCGACTCCTCTCTTACAGCCCGGCTCTTGCGAGTTGTGAACAGCCCCTACTATGGCTTCAAGTCAAAAGTGGAAACCATCACCCATGCATTGTCCATTGTAGGCATGGACCAACTCATGGAACTGGTGGTGGCAACCAGTATTCTCGGAAAATTCCGCGGTATCCCTAATGAACTGTTCAACATGAACCTGTTCTGGCGTCACAGTGTAGCCGTTGGCCTGGCTAGTCGTACGATTGCCGAAATAAAAAAAGAAGACAAGGCCGAACGGTATTATGTTGCCGGGCTATTGCACGATCTCGGTCGACTCGTTCTGTGCCTTTCCGTACCAGACCAGTCCCTTAAAATATTTGAAGAACACGCACAGGGTGAAAAACCCATGACGTTTTACGAGGAGGAGCACCTCAATTGCAGCCACGCCCAGGTTGGGGCTGCCCTGTTCAAACGCTGGAACCTTCCGGAATTTTTACAGGCTGTTGTGGGAGGGCATCACGATCCGTTTCGCAACCCGAAGTGGGAGACCCAGGCTTCCATTATTCACTTCGCTGATTTCCTGGCTTATGAAATGGGCCTTGGCGGAAGTGGTGAGATGCATCCCCCCGTCCTGGATCCCAGGGCTAAAAACCTTCTCAAACTGGATGAGAAAGCTTTGAAAAAAGTCTGGGAAGAAATGAACAACAAACTGGAAGACACCCTCGCCGCCTTTATATAG
- a CDS encoding helix-turn-helix transcriptional regulator → MAKPALISMNLPALQKFVKALSTCNTRKAYEETLKEFSSPLLELSEISTIDGFEILRKKGSKEKGSSLSKLSDDLEKLAQTIQGILVADPGKPDESESSVLWLQRCISLFLVKKYFQVELLEEARKFQVALEILVEPGLGFALVDMDMQINYCNAVMREEFEIKNGGALPEALNRLVKKKPTPKVQASPLDDVSRITTDYNFFNWNNKNYRVTVRLLNGETTQSFQPFWAITTQPALDAFSRTNRLAQKVGLSWREVEICSLLHDGLDPNEVSNRLFISKHTVKTYLKRIYRKCGVHSRAQLIALLNQYSGSKYVV, encoded by the coding sequence TTGGCCAAACCAGCTTTAATTTCCATGAATCTTCCTGCTTTGCAAAAATTTGTTAAAGCCCTCTCTACATGCAATACCCGTAAGGCTTATGAAGAAACATTAAAAGAGTTTTCTTCTCCTCTTCTTGAGTTATCAGAAATCTCCACCATTGATGGATTTGAAATCCTGAGAAAAAAGGGTTCAAAAGAGAAAGGATCGTCTTTATCCAAATTGTCCGACGACCTGGAAAAACTTGCGCAGACGATTCAGGGTATTCTGGTTGCAGATCCGGGAAAACCTGATGAGAGTGAAAGCTCCGTCCTTTGGCTTCAGCGTTGTATTTCTCTTTTCCTGGTAAAAAAATATTTCCAGGTTGAATTACTGGAAGAAGCCCGGAAGTTTCAGGTGGCCCTTGAAATTCTGGTTGAGCCCGGCCTTGGGTTTGCCCTTGTCGACATGGACATGCAAATCAATTATTGCAATGCGGTCATGCGCGAGGAATTCGAAATAAAAAATGGTGGAGCCCTGCCTGAAGCTCTCAACCGTCTGGTAAAGAAAAAACCGACGCCCAAAGTGCAAGCCAGTCCCCTTGATGACGTTTCACGGATTACCACCGATTATAATTTCTTTAACTGGAACAACAAAAACTATCGGGTGACCGTGCGTTTACTGAATGGTGAAACCACACAGAGTTTTCAACCTTTCTGGGCTATCACCACACAACCCGCTCTTGACGCTTTCAGCCGGACGAACCGGTTGGCACAAAAAGTCGGTTTGTCCTGGCGCGAGGTCGAAATTTGCAGCCTGCTCCACGATGGACTCGACCCCAACGAGGTATCAAATCGGTTATTCATCAGCAAACACACGGTCAAAACCTATCTGAAGAGGATATACCGCAAATGCGGGGTTCACTCCCGGGCCCAGTTAATCGCGCTACTCAACCAATATTCCGGAAGTAAATACGTTGTCTAA
- a CDS encoding polymer-forming cytoskeletal protein, which produces MKQGKNDQIKAYMGEDTSFDGSLSFNGTVRIDGSFKGKVRTDDTLIVGEKGVLEADVEAGIVVCKGKIRGTVQAKEKVEIHKDSEVVGNVIAPQLYVELGAVFDGQCDMTKNGKKTLQLVQEEKNAAEML; this is translated from the coding sequence ATGAAGCAGGGAAAGAACGACCAGATCAAAGCCTATATGGGCGAAGACACCTCTTTTGATGGTTCGCTTTCTTTTAACGGTACTGTCCGTATTGATGGAAGTTTCAAGGGCAAGGTGAGGACCGATGACACACTGATTGTTGGCGAAAAGGGTGTGTTGGAAGCTGATGTTGAAGCAGGGATTGTGGTTTGCAAAGGCAAGATCCGTGGAACTGTTCAGGCAAAAGAAAAAGTGGAAATCCATAAAGATAGTGAAGTCGTTGGCAACGTGATCGCCCCCCAATTGTATGTTGAGCTGGGAGCCGTGTTTGATGGTCAATGCGATATGACCAAGAACGGCAAGAAGACGTTACAACTGGTGCAGGAAGAAAAAAACGCCGCCGAGATGCTTTGA